In Epinephelus fuscoguttatus linkage group LG15, E.fuscoguttatus.final_Chr_v1, a genomic segment contains:
- the sdhc gene encoding succinate dehydrogenase cytochrome b560 subunit, mitochondrial, whose amino-acid sequence MQRNCKQNNCSRFQPGGTITSANVTSADCLSNMALLLRTLARQGVCLSRPHYGVLYRHAAPMGTTAKDEMNKFWAKNAKLNRPMSPHLTIYKWSVPMMMSITHRGTGVGLSGAISAFALAALVLPGNYPYYLDLIHSLSVGPYLIGLAKFGIAFPVSFHTYNGIRHLWWDIGKGFRIPEVYRTGYTVIALSVITSIAVALL is encoded by the exons atgcaaagaaactgcaaacag AACAACTGCTCAAGGTTTCAACCGGGCGGAACAATAACATCCGCTAACGTCACTTCCGCTGACTGCTTGTCAAACATGGCGCTCCTTCTAAG GACGTTGGCCCGCCAGGGTGTATGTCTCTCCAGACCACATTATGGTGTCCTCTACAGACa tgCTGCTCCAATGGGAACCACAGCTAAGGACGAGATGAACAAGTTCTGGGCTAAAAATGCCAAATTAAACAGACCTATGTCTCCTCATCTCACCATTTACAA ATGGTCCGTCCCCATGATGATGTCcatcacacacagaggaactgGAGTGGGACTCAGTGGAg CTATCTCAGCCTTTGCCTTGGCAGCGCTGGTATTGCCGGGGAATTACCCCTACTACCTGGACTTGATCCATTCGCTATCCGTCGGCCCCTATCTCATTGGGTTGGCCAAGTTCGGCATCGCCTTCCCTGTATCTTTCCACACCTATAACGGCATCCGCCACTTG TGGTGGGACATTGGCAAAGGTTTCAGGATCCCAGAGGTCTACCGCACCGGCTACACAGTTATTGCTCTGTCCGTCATCACCTCCATAGCAGTTGCTCTCCTCTGA